Proteins encoded together in one Vitis vinifera cultivar Pinot Noir 40024 chromosome 4, ASM3070453v1 window:
- the LOC100259162 gene encoding aspartyl protease family protein 1 produces MSTLPTPSPCGPVPTSQQVNNYLHLSQNILNDRLYVHYSIINPGRVPPRRTHWPPDGHGFGVTPADRRHFPPLLLFDSLPFYLEQICYGLGTFGFDMHHRFSDPVKGILDVDDLPEKLSLQYYKAMAHRDWVIHGRRLSTSDEVKPPLTFSDGNETYRLSSLGYLHYANVSLGTPSLWFLVALDTGSDLFWLPCDCTSCIKGLNTTSGKVIDFNIYSPNASSTSINVPCNSTLCQHKNQCSATDDTCPYQISYLSNGTSSTGFLVEDMLHLVTDDDESKGSDAQITFGCGKVQTGSFLEGAAPNGLFGLGMGSISVPSILAKEGLVADSFSMCFGNDGTGRISFGDEGSSGQEETPFNPSKSQLLYNISITQISVGGTSADLNFDAIFDSGTSFTYLNDPAYTSISESFNLRAKDKRSSSDSDLPFEYCYDISEQQTTVEYPIVNLTMKGGDNFFVTDPIVIVSIQGGYVYCLGVVKSGDINIIGQNFMTGYRIIFDREKMVLGWTKSNCYDTEESNTLPINPANSPVVPPTVSVEPEATAGNGNGSHISEAPSPLANGSPTWNSFILALLMVFLPILASIL; encoded by the exons ATGTCCACGCTCCCAACTCCCAGTCCCTGTGGGCCTGTCCCTACAAGCCAACAAGTCAACAACTACCTCCATCTTTCTCAAAACATACTCAACGATCGTCTATATGTACACTATTCAATTATAAATCCGGGACGGGTCCCACCTCGCCGAACTCACTGGCCTCCAGATGGCCACGGTTTCGGCGTCACCCCAGCCGACCGACGACATTTCCCTCCTCTACTCTTATTTGACTCTCTCCCCTTCTACCTCGAACAG ATTTGTTATGGGTTGGGTACCTTCGGATTTGATATGCATCACAGGTTCTCCGATCCGGTCAAGGGGATTTTGGACGTCGATGACTTGCCCGAGAAGCTTAGTCTTCAGTATTACAAAGCTATGGCTCACCGCGATTGGGTGATTCATGGTCGTCGACTCTCTACCAGTGATGAAGTTAAGCCGCCCCTCACTTTCTCCGATGGAAATGAAACCTACCGTCTCAGTTCTTTGGGCTA TTTGCACTATGCTAATGTTTCTCTGGGGACACCAAGTTTATGGTTTCTAGTAGCCCTCGATACAGGCAGCGATTTGTTCTGGTTGCCGTGCGATTGTACCAGTTGCATAAAAGGCTTGAATACAACATCTGGAAAA GTGATAGACTTTAACATTTACAGTCCTAATGCATCATCAACAAGCATAAATGTTCCCTGCAACAGCACTTTATGCCAGCACAAAAACCAATGCTCTGCGACAGATGACACTTGTCCTTACCAAATTTCGTATCTTTCCAATGGTACTTCATCTACTGGGTTCTTGGTAGAGGATATGCTGCATTTAGTTACTGATGATGATGAGTCAAAAGGTTCTGATGCACAGATTACATTTGG TTGTGGTAAGGTCCAGACTGGCTCCTTTTTGGAGGGTGCAGCCCCAAATGGCCTATTTGGGCTTGGTATGGGCAGTATATCCGTTCCTAGCATTTTAGCAAAGGAAGGGCTTGTGGCAGATTCTTTTTCCATGTGCTTTGGAAATGATGGAACTGGGAGAATCAGTTTTGGAGATGAAGGCAGCTCAGGCCAAGAAGAGACACCGTTTAATCCTAGTAAATCACA ACTACTTTATAATATCAGCATCACTCAAATAAGTGTGGGGGGAACTTCTGCTGATCTTAATTTTGATGCCATTTTTGATTCGGGTACCTCGTTCACATATTTAAATGACCCAGCTTATACATCTATCTCTGAAAGT TTCAATCTCAGGGCCAAAGATAAGCGTTCTTCATCTGATTCTGACCTTCCTTTTGAATATTGTTATGACATAAG CGAACAGCAAACTACTGTGGAGTATCCAATCGTAAATCTAACAATGAAGGGTGGAGACAACTTCTTTGTTACTGATCCAATAGTTATAGTTTCTATTCAG GGTGGATATGTATACTGTCTGGGTGTTGTCAAAAGTGGAGATATCAATATAATAGGAC AAAACTTCATGACTGGTTACCGCATAATTTTTGATCGAGAGAAGATGGTTCTGGGTTGGACGAAATCTAACT GTTATGACACAGAAGAATCGAATACTCTACCTATCAACCCAGCCAACTCTCCTGTGGTTCCACCCACTGTTTCTGTAGAACCAGAAGCCACTGCTGGGAATGGCAATGGTTCACATATCTCAGAGGCCCCTTCACCTTTAGCAAATGGTTCACCTACCTGGAACTCCTTCATTCTAGCACTCCTGATGGTTTTTCTTCCCATTTTAGCCAGCattctataa
- the LOC100254034 gene encoding pre-rRNA-processing protein ESF1 yields MGSKKSNDGKKKEKKESDSAGGAEDRRSKNGGKIVTDARFSSLHSDPRFQKVPKHKTKVEIDSRFNRMFHDKSFTSSSAPLDKRGKPKKDRSGNTLSHYYRLEEQEEEEKKKEISSEEDEDENEIRKLSASESDGESELSGAEYDSESDASSTGSDTDEEDDGVYSEEESPAQEENIPVIEQETHRLAVVNMEWRQVKAVDLFMVLSSFLPKDGHILSVAIYPSEFGLKRMEEEAVHGPIGLFDDEKEQSDDDGDNEIDDEKLRAYEKSRLSYYYAVVDCDSSATADYLYKACDGIEFERSSNVLDLRFIPDSMEFKHPPHDIATEAPAKYEGLDFHTRALQHSKIHISWDEDEPQRAKTLKRKYNDDEQAELAMKEFLASDTDESETDDNENDDQSDKEHKRQNKYLALLESGDGSDRDDEEDGQDMEVTFNTGLEDISKRILEKREKKSETVWEAYLKKRSEKRKARKNRSKYSSEDESDDTDQELMEQPDDFFVEEHSAKGTKEVTQGKNDKKKKKLQQETGKEAEVSRAELELLLADEEGADTSVKGYNLKRKKSKGRKGQEAPDEDKIPAVDYDDPRFSSLFTSPLFALDPTDPQFKRSATYARQLAQKQQQKSDGDALRGKEAMKLQKQTRPSSDGPEANKDEPLMSDVLSSKREKHELSSLVRSIKTKSKQVKLPSNGKKPRKSENMLFNKKEEKGQDHELSSLVQSVKKKARVLQK; encoded by the exons ATGGGTTCGAAAAAATCGAACGAcgggaagaagaaggagaagaaggaaTCTGATAGTGCAGGTGGTGCGGAAGATAGAAGAAGTAAAAATGGAGGGAAGATCGTCACCGACGCTCGGTTCTCGTCCCTACACTCGGACCCTAGATTTCAGAAGGTTCCGAAGCACAAAACCAAGGTTGAAATTGACTCTCGCTTCAACCGCATGTTCCACGACAAGAGCTTCACTTCATCCTCTGCTCCACTGGACAAGAGAGGAAAACCTAAGAAAGACAGGTCGGGAAACACTTTGAGCCATTATTATAGACTCGAAGAAcaagaagaggaagagaagaagaaagaaattagcAGTGAGGAAGACGAAGACGAGAATGAGATTCGGAAGTTGTCCGCTTCTGAATCGGACGGTGAATCGGAGCTATCTGGAGCGGAGTATGATTCGGAGAGTGATGCTTCTTCCACTGGTAGTGATACAGATGAAGAGGATGACGGAGTTTACTCGGAGGAAGAGTCACCCGCACAA GAGGAAAATATACCGGTAATCGAACAAGAAACACACCGGCTGGCTGTTGTTAATATGGAGTGGAGACAAGTGAAG GCTGTTGATCTTTTTATGGTGCTGAGCTCATTTCTCCCTAAAGATGGACACATCCTTTCTGTGGCTATCTATCCCTCTGAGTTTGGACTTAAGCGTATGGAAGAGGAAGCAGTACATGGTCCTATAGGCCTGTTTGATGATGAAAAAGAGcaaagtgatgatgatggcgATAATGAGATTGATGATGAGAAGCTGCGTGCTTATGAGAAAAGTCGGCTAAG TTATTACTACGCTGTGGTAGATTGTGATTCCAGTGCTACAGCAGATTACCTCTATAAAGCTTGTGATGGAATTGAGTTTGAAAGATCATCAAATGTTCTGGACTTAAGGTTTATTCCTGACTCAATGGAGTTTAAGCATCCTCCCCACGACATTGCAACAGAG GCACCAGCAAAGTATGAGGGTTTGGATTTCCATACTCGAGCACTGCAACACAGTAAAATCCATATTTCTTGGGATGAAGATGAACCTCAACGAGCAAAGACCTTGAAACGAAAATACAATGATGATGAG CAAGCTGAGTTGGCAATGAAGGAGTTTTTGGCTTCTGATACCGATGAGAGTGAGACAGATGATAATGAGAATGATGACCAATCTGATAAAGAGCATAAGAGACAAAATAAGTACCTTGCTTTATTAGAGTCTGGGGATGGCTCTGATAGAGATGATGAGGAGGATGGCCAGGATATGGAAGTCACTTTCAATACTGGATTGGAGGATATAAGCAAGCGCATTctagaaaagagagagaaaaagtcAGAAACAGTTTGGGAGGCTTATCTCAAGAAGAGAAGCGAGAAAAGGAAGGCTAGAAAAAATAGGTCCAAGTATTCATCAGAGGATGAGAGTGATGATACTGATCAAGAACTAATGGAACAACCGGATGACTTTTTTGTGGAAGAGCACTCTGCCAAAGGAACTAAGGAGGTAACTCAAGGTAAAAAtgacaagaaaaagaagaagcttCAGCAAGAAACTGGTAAGGAAGCCGAGGTTAGCAGGGCAGAGCTTGAGTTATTGCTAGCTGATGAAGAGGGAGCAGATACCAGTGTGAAGGGATATAATTTGAAACGTAAAAAGAGTAAGGGGAGAAAAGGACAAGAAGCTCCAGATGAAGACAAAATACCAGCTGTTGACTATGATGATCCACGGTTTTCATCTCTCTTCACGTCACCTCTCTTTGCTTTAGATCCGACAGATCCACAATTCAAAAG GAGTGCAACCTATGCTCGCCAGTTGGCGCAGAAGCAGCAGCAGAAGAGTGATGGGGATGCATTGCGGGGAAAGGAGGCAATGAAGTTACAGAAACAAACCCGACCCTCATCTGATGGCCCTGAGGCAAACAAAGACGAGCCCTTGATGTCTGATGTGTTGTCATCAAAGAGAGAGAAGCACGAGCTGTCCTCATTAGTTAGGTCAATTAAGACAAAGTCGAAGCAAGTTAAATTGCCCTCCAATGGCAAGAAGCCTAGGAAAAGTGAAAATATGCTATTTAACAAGAAGGAAGAGAAGGGACAAGATCACGAACTATCGTCTTTGGTTCAATCGGTTAAGAAAAAGGCTAGAGTTTTACAAAAGTGA